From Oncorhynchus clarkii lewisi isolate Uvic-CL-2024 chromosome 26, UVic_Ocla_1.0, whole genome shotgun sequence, the proteins below share one genomic window:
- the LOC139385081 gene encoding selenoprotein S-like isoform X2, with translation MDDDVTIEDEGGPEIQKTPLGNQDLSFLQQTVGPLVAEYGWYLLFMCVGVYLVVQHLSKRRASQGQSSSASGAVQDPNAVVRRQEALEASRRRMQEELDAKAALFRLKQQQLEEEKRQQKIEMYDSMKEGRSYRGKAKTAQNTEEASTSTTVLKPKTDKKPLRSSGFNPLSGEGGGSCAWRPGRRGPSAGGG, from the exons ATGGATGACGATGTTACCATTGAGGACGAAGGTGGACCAGAAATACAGAAGACACCCCTTGGAAACCAGGATTTAAGTTTCCTGCAACAAACTG TCGGACCATTGGTGGCAGAATATGGATGGTATCTGTTGTTCATGTGTGTGGGGGTCTACCTGGTGGTCCAGCACCTGAGTAAGAGGAGAGCCAGCCAGGGACAGAGCAGCTCGGCGTCTGGAGCAGTGCAAG ATCCCAATGCAGTAGTGAGGAGACAAGAGGCACTGGAGGCGTCCAGGAGAAGAATGCAGGAGGAGCTGGATGCCAAGGCGGCCCTCTTCAGGCTGAAACAACAACAG ctggaggaggagaagagacaacaGAAAATTGAGATGTATGACAGCATGAAAGAGGGGAGGAGTTACAGAGGAAAAGCAAAGACAGCCCAG AACACTGAAGAGGCCAGCACATCGACTACAGTGTTGAAACCAAAGACTGACAAGAAGCCCCTACGGAGCAGTG GCTTTAATCCCCTGAGCGGAGAGGGAGGTGGATCCTGTGCGTGGAGACCAGGAAGGAGAGGGCCGTCAGCTGGCGGCGGATGA
- the LOC139385081 gene encoding selenoprotein S-like isoform X1: protein MDDDVTIEDEGGPEIQKTPLGNQDLSFLQQTVGPLVAEYGWYLLFMCVGVYLVVQHLSKRRASQGQSSSASGAVQADPNAVVRRQEALEASRRRMQEELDAKAALFRLKQQQLEEEKRQQKIEMYDSMKEGRSYRGKAKTAQNTEEASTSTTVLKPKTDKKPLRSSGFNPLSGEGGGSCAWRPGRRGPSAGGG, encoded by the exons ATGGATGACGATGTTACCATTGAGGACGAAGGTGGACCAGAAATACAGAAGACACCCCTTGGAAACCAGGATTTAAGTTTCCTGCAACAAACTG TCGGACCATTGGTGGCAGAATATGGATGGTATCTGTTGTTCATGTGTGTGGGGGTCTACCTGGTGGTCCAGCACCTGAGTAAGAGGAGAGCCAGCCAGGGACAGAGCAGCTCGGCGTCTGGAGCAGTGCAAG cAGATCCCAATGCAGTAGTGAGGAGACAAGAGGCACTGGAGGCGTCCAGGAGAAGAATGCAGGAGGAGCTGGATGCCAAGGCGGCCCTCTTCAGGCTGAAACAACAACAG ctggaggaggagaagagacaacaGAAAATTGAGATGTATGACAGCATGAAAGAGGGGAGGAGTTACAGAGGAAAAGCAAAGACAGCCCAG AACACTGAAGAGGCCAGCACATCGACTACAGTGTTGAAACCAAAGACTGACAAGAAGCCCCTACGGAGCAGTG GCTTTAATCCCCTGAGCGGAGAGGGAGGTGGATCCTGTGCGTGGAGACCAGGAAGGAGAGGGCCGTCAGCTGGCGGCGGATGA